In Mercurialis annua linkage group LG6, ddMerAnnu1.2, whole genome shotgun sequence, the following are encoded in one genomic region:
- the LOC126688223 gene encoding uncharacterized protein LOC126688223 isoform X3 translates to MDSLFRGKDAQGVEDILEEIQVVEETGGGDNEVESEAHGTSEASVIGTNGKTDDASSKKQKSKGSSTESFTAESIMNAAILLSKEMKEIGKEISKSLGVELTIQEKAEQLFGVLNDIEGLTMIEKFAALRKIPKDPTQMLVFFSIPVEHKLLWVKEFLADTSF, encoded by the exons ATGGACAGCTTATTTAGAG GAAAAGATGCTCAAGGAGTTGAAGACATACTTGAAGAGATTCAAGTCGTAGAAGAGACCGGGGGAGGTGATAATGAAGTTGAAAGTGAGGCACATGGCACTAGTGAAGCTTCTGTTATAGGAACTAATGGCAAGACTGACGATGCTTCATCTAAAAAGCAAAAATCAAAAGGTAGTTCAACAGAATCATTCACTGCCGAGTCAATCATGAATGCAGCCATCTTGTTGAGTAAAGAAATGAAAGAAATTGGAAAGGAGATTAGTAAAAGTCTTGGAGTTGAGTTAACTATTCAAGAAAAGGCCGAACAATTGTTTGGAGTTTTGAATGATATTGAAGGATTGACAATGATTGAGAAATTTGCTGCTTTAAGAAAAATTCCAAAAGATCCTACTCAAATGTTGGTGTTTTTCAGTATTCCAGTCGAGCACAAACTTTTGTGGGTCAAAGAATTTCTCGCAGATACTTCCTTTTAA
- the LOC126688223 gene encoding uncharacterized protein LOC126688223 isoform X2, with protein sequence MTKSLWYFEEFSMIYGKDRATGKDAQGVEDILEEIQVVEETGGGDNEVESEAHGTSEASVIGTNGKTDDASSKKQKSKGSSTESFTAESIMNAAILLSKEMKEIGKEISKSLGVELTIQEKAEQLFGVLNDIEGLTMIEKFAALRKIPKDPTQMLVFFSIPVEHKLLWVKEFLADTSF encoded by the coding sequence ATGACAAAGAGTCTATGGTATTTTGAGGAGTTCTCGATGATTTATGGAAAGGATCGTGCAACAGGAAAAGATGCTCAAGGAGTTGAAGACATACTTGAAGAGATTCAAGTCGTAGAAGAGACCGGGGGAGGTGATAATGAAGTTGAAAGTGAGGCACATGGCACTAGTGAAGCTTCTGTTATAGGAACTAATGGCAAGACTGACGATGCTTCATCTAAAAAGCAAAAATCAAAAGGTAGTTCAACAGAATCATTCACTGCCGAGTCAATCATGAATGCAGCCATCTTGTTGAGTAAAGAAATGAAAGAAATTGGAAAGGAGATTAGTAAAAGTCTTGGAGTTGAGTTAACTATTCAAGAAAAGGCCGAACAATTGTTTGGAGTTTTGAATGATATTGAAGGATTGACAATGATTGAGAAATTTGCTGCTTTAAGAAAAATTCCAAAAGATCCTACTCAAATGTTGGTGTTTTTCAGTATTCCAGTCGAGCACAAACTTTTGTGGGTCAAAGAATTTCTCGCAGATACTTCCTTTTAA
- the LOC126688223 gene encoding uncharacterized protein LOC126688223 isoform X1: MFSQGIGCHYALAETEVWTAYLESHRKAAPFMTKSLWYFEEFSMIYGKDRATGKDAQGVEDILEEIQVVEETGGGDNEVESEAHGTSEASVIGTNGKTDDASSKKQKSKGSSTESFTAESIMNAAILLSKEMKEIGKEISKSLGVELTIQEKAEQLFGVLNDIEGLTMIEKFAALRKIPKDPTQMLVFFSIPVEHKLLWVKEFLADTSF, translated from the exons ATGTTTTCACAAGGTATTGGATGCCACTATGCGCTTGCAGAGACTGAAGTATGGACAGCTTATTTAGAG aGTCATAGAAAAGCTGCACCTTTTATGACAAAGAGTCTATGGTATTTTGAGGAGTTCTCGATGATTTATGGAAAGGATCGTGCAACAGGAAAAGATGCTCAAGGAGTTGAAGACATACTTGAAGAGATTCAAGTCGTAGAAGAGACCGGGGGAGGTGATAATGAAGTTGAAAGTGAGGCACATGGCACTAGTGAAGCTTCTGTTATAGGAACTAATGGCAAGACTGACGATGCTTCATCTAAAAAGCAAAAATCAAAAGGTAGTTCAACAGAATCATTCACTGCCGAGTCAATCATGAATGCAGCCATCTTGTTGAGTAAAGAAATGAAAGAAATTGGAAAGGAGATTAGTAAAAGTCTTGGAGTTGAGTTAACTATTCAAGAAAAGGCCGAACAATTGTTTGGAGTTTTGAATGATATTGAAGGATTGACAATGATTGAGAAATTTGCTGCTTTAAGAAAAATTCCAAAAGATCCTACTCAAATGTTGGTGTTTTTCAGTATTCCAGTCGAGCACAAACTTTTGTGGGTCAAAGAATTTCTCGCAGATACTTCCTTTTAA
- the LOC126688223 gene encoding uncharacterized protein LOC126688223 isoform X4 produces MSQGKDAQGVEDILEEIQVVEETGGGDNEVESEAHGTSEASVIGTNGKTDDASSKKQKSKGSSTESFTAESIMNAAILLSKEMKEIGKEISKSLGVELTIQEKAEQLFGVLNDIEGLTMIEKFAALRKIPKDPTQMLVFFSIPVEHKLLWVKEFLADTSF; encoded by the coding sequence GAAAAGATGCTCAAGGAGTTGAAGACATACTTGAAGAGATTCAAGTCGTAGAAGAGACCGGGGGAGGTGATAATGAAGTTGAAAGTGAGGCACATGGCACTAGTGAAGCTTCTGTTATAGGAACTAATGGCAAGACTGACGATGCTTCATCTAAAAAGCAAAAATCAAAAGGTAGTTCAACAGAATCATTCACTGCCGAGTCAATCATGAATGCAGCCATCTTGTTGAGTAAAGAAATGAAAGAAATTGGAAAGGAGATTAGTAAAAGTCTTGGAGTTGAGTTAACTATTCAAGAAAAGGCCGAACAATTGTTTGGAGTTTTGAATGATATTGAAGGATTGACAATGATTGAGAAATTTGCTGCTTTAAGAAAAATTCCAAAAGATCCTACTCAAATGTTGGTGTTTTTCAGTATTCCAGTCGAGCACAAACTTTTGTGGGTCAAAGAATTTCTCGCAGATACTTCCTTTTAA